In Musa acuminata AAA Group cultivar baxijiao chromosome BXJ2-8, Cavendish_Baxijiao_AAA, whole genome shotgun sequence, one genomic interval encodes:
- the LOC103974734 gene encoding uncharacterized protein LOC103974734, whose protein sequence is MLVMDNASRRNRSHQHHISLGRNKSGYEPSDTESEWQESPWHDGISGSSRPTTLDHARIVTPLNHNQTRFLKEDNSRDLVKVSRVNPSSRSHSRSPYKAVRGAGDGNTSEVGSGSRKNTSPLKISDNHRRVSSYNIIHEESNNLNGELHSPVPERNHRTLSKSHKSGNNNVHSQFELVSKVSGSSYSRNRSKSAPKPQRMEEELQVSTGPTVGNAGQILSPLVKTMIHNQMDHADASDSSILDIRDMISRNKLSKSPSYDAYELKSTDSISPGNIFFSQNRLVPQKNFAMDKGNNAESFAQNLQVISEGNITVHQDSRGTGCSGQTQGISVRNVLSRTNTSSSSAICHSSSGRTNTIFVSANSRLNNGGISSRSSKFSDDSGKLDGGIMKFSIIRQKNQTDAWFSCVKGVSCRKSKPPEQTTIDEASLIEKAFVVEELRQFWADKHRPKSLDGFICHKHQAHHLKELVSCNKCPHILFKGPMGSGKKSLCMALLHELFGDSASKVSHELRHYHVQGSSPMQIVVPLTSSAYHLELNLKSLAKNARHALMAIVKEITENYVDTSEFSDASFKTDFKVIVLYEVNKVTENVQNLIKWIMECYTHACKIIICCEDDADILDCIKNRCELIYVDAPVTHEIKEVLFQIAMNEGFELPAKFATGVATKCKQNLRKAIMALEACKVHNYPFIDGQPIPIGWEEVLVEIAAEILADPSPKRLVSTRGKLQKLLVEFVHPRLILQKLVEQFLKGIEARLKRGLYYWHAYYDKRLPVGTSALLKLEEFIAKFMSMHRKSFSKPLYI, encoded by the exons ATGTTAGTGATGGATAATGCCTCAAGGCGCAATAGATCTCATCAGCATCACATTTCACTTGGACGCAACAAAAGTGGCTATGAACCATCTGACACAGAATCAGAATGGCAGGAAAGCCCCTGGCATGATGGGATATCGGGTTCGAGCAGACCAACAACTCTTGATCATGCTAGAATCGTCACTCCTTTAAATCATAATCAGACACGTTTTTTGAAGGAAGATAACAGCagagacttggtaaaggtttctagaGTCAACCCAAGCTCTAGAAGCCACAGTAGATCTCCTTATAAAGCAGTCAGAGGTGCTGGTGATGGTAATACTTCAGAAGTGGGTTCTGGTTCAAGAAAAAATACaagtcctctgaagatctcagatAATCACAGACGAGTTTCTTCATACAACATCATACATGAGGAATCAAATAATCTAAATGGTGAGCTCCACAGTCCAGTCCCGGAGAGGAACCATAGAACACTTAGCAAGTCTCATAAGTCTGGAAATAATAATGTCCATTCACAATTTGAATTAGTCTCAAAGGTGAGTGGATCAAGTTACAGTAGAAACAGGTCAAAGTCTGCCCCAAAACCACAACGAATGGAGGAGGAGCTGCAAGTCAGCACTGGTCCTACAGTTGGTAATGCAGGACAGATCCTCTCACCACTAGTCAAAACCATGATTCACAATCAAATGGACCATGCAGATGCAAGTGATTCTTCCATCCTTGATATCAGAGATATGATTTCTAGAAATAAGTTATCCAAGTCTCCCTCTTATGATGCTTATGAACTGAAGAGCACAGACTCAATCTCCCCTGGTAATATCTTCTTTTCCCAGAATCGGCTGGTTCCACAGAAGAATTTTGCTATGGATAAGGGCAATAATGCAGAATCCTTTGCCCAAAATTTACAAGTGATTTCAGAGGGTAATATTACTGTTCATCAGGACTCTAGAGGGACTGGTTGTTCTGGTCAAACTCAAGGCATTTCAGTTCGCAATGTTTTGTCACGAACAAATACTAGCTCCAGTTCTGCCATTTGTCATTCTAGTAGTGGTAGGACAAATACAATTTTTGTTTCTGCTAACAGTCGGCTCAATAATGGTGGAATCAGTAGTCGCAGCAGTAAGTTTAGCGACGATAGTGGAAAGCTTGATGGAGGTATCATGAAGTTTTCTATAATCAGACAGAAAAACCAAACAGATGCATGGTTTTCATGTGTGAAGGGAGTTTCCTGCAGGAAGTCAAAACCACCAGAACAGACAACAATTGACGAGGCTTCTTTGATTGAAAAGGCATTCGTTGTGGAAGAACTGAGGCAATTTTGGGCTGATAAACATCGTCCAAAATCATTGGATGGATTCATTTGTCATAAACATCAAGCACATCATCTTAAAGAGCTA GTATCCTGTAACAAGTGTCCTCATATCCTCTTCAAGGGACCTATGGGCTCTGGAAAGAAATCATTGTGTATGGCATTACTACATGAACTATTTGGTGACTCAGCTTCAAAA GTCTCTCATGAGTTAAGACATTACCATGTTCAG GGATCCAGCCCAATGCAAATTGTAGTCCCATTAACTTCAAGTGCTTATCATCTGGAACTTAATTTAAAGTCACTAGCAAAGAATGCTAGACATGCTTTAATGGCTATTGTCAAGGAGATAACTGAAAATTATGTGGATACATCTGAATTTAGTGATGCAAGTTTCAAGACGGACTTTAAAG TGATTGTTCTTTATGAAGTCAACAAAGTTACAGAAAATGTCCAGAACTTGATAAAGTGGATAATGGAATGCTACACTCATGCATGCAAGATCATCATCTGTTGTGAAGATGATGCTGATATCCTTGACTGCATTAAGAATCGTTGCGAACTTATTTACGTTGATGCCCCAGTTACTCATGAG ATAAAGGAGGTTCTATTTCAGATAGCAATGAACGAGGGTTTTGAATTGCCTGCAAAGTTTGCTACTGGAGTTGCAACTAAATGCAAGCAGAACTTGAGGAAGGCGATTATGGCCCTTGAAGCATGCAAAGTGCACAA CTATCCATTTATTGATGGACAACCGATACCAATTGGTTGGGAGGAGGttctggtggaaattgcagctgagATTTTAGCTGATCCATCACCTAAAAG GTTAGTTTCGACACGTGGAAAATTACAGAAGTTGCTGGTGGAATTTGTGCATCCAAGATTGATTCTCCAG AAACTTGTGGAACAGTTCCTCAAGGGAATCGAAGCTCGTCTAAAAAGGGGGCTGTACTATTGGCATGCATATTAT GATAAGAGATTGCCTGTTGGAACAAGTGCCTTGCTGAAATTAGAAG AATTTATAGCGAAGTTCATGAGCATGCACAGGAAAAGCTTTTCAAAACCTTTGTACATATAA